From the genome of Monomorium pharaonis isolate MP-MQ-018 chromosome 1, ASM1337386v2, whole genome shotgun sequence:
CGGAGTATATTGCTAGTAACTCCCTGTCGTATGGACTGTACTTTGTCTGCGCCTGGTTGAGCTTTTTACTCATGAAGGCTAAAGGCTGTCGTTCCCCGTTGATTTCCTGATGAACTACTGCTCCCATCGCGGTGTCGGATGCATCAGTCGTCAGAGTAATTGTCGCCTCCATCTTTGGATGTGCCAGAAGTGTTGCTCTTGCCAAACTATTTTTGCAGTTTTGGAACGCCTGTTCGAGTTGCGGTGTCCATTGGATTGGAGTCTTCCCTTTGGTTTTCGGTCCTTTCAGCACGTCGTGAAGTGTGGTTTGGTCTTGTGCTGCCTTTGGGATGAATCGTCTGTAGAAGTTCAACGTGCCCAGGAATTGTCTTAGCTGTTTAATGGTCTCCGGTTTTTTGAAGTCTTGAATTGCCTGTACTTTTTCTGGCAACGGCTGAGTTCCTTGTGCCGAGACGGAGTATCCCAGGAACTTGATTTCGTTGGCTCCGAACACACATTTTGCTGGGTTTAACTGTATGCCGTAACTGTCAAGACGGCTGAACAGTTCCCCTAAGTGTTTAAGATGTTCTTCCTCAGAGCTGGATGCAACCAGGATATCGTCGATGTAAACGTAACAGAAATCTAATCCGTGCGTGACTTCGTTGATGAAGCGTTGGAACGTCTGGGTTGCATTGCGGAGTCCAAAAGGCATGTACAGGAACTCGTACAATTCGAACGGAGTTGTAATGGCCGTTTTTGGTACATCTTGAGGATGCACTGGAATCTGATTGTATGCCCGGACCAAATCTAATGTAGAGAAGATTTTCTTTCCTTCCAGTGAGTGCGTAAAATCTTCGATGTGCGGAATGGGATATTGATCCGGAACCGTTCGTGCGTTGAGTTTTCTATAATCGCCGCAGGGTCTCCATGCATTATCTTTTTTTGGAGCCATGTGTAACGGCGATGCCCACGGACTTTTCGAAGGCTGTATAATCCCTTCTTTAAGTAGAAGGTCGAATTCAGCCttggcaatttttaatttgtccggTGCTAATCTTCGTGGTCTACAAGCTTCTGGGGGTCCCGACGTTGTCTTTATGTGGTGCATAGTATTGTGCACCTGCTTCTGGCAGTATGTTCCTGTAGTCCGTGTTAAGACGGGGAATTTCTCTAGCAACTGGTGATAAGGTGAGTTTCCTATCATTGCCTTGATTGACCGTAGCTCGTACTTCCGTGTGGTTCCGTTTGCCTTGATTCCCGTTTTCGCGTCTATAAGTTGTCCGCTTTTTACGTCCGGGAGGAGGTGGTAGTGGGCCAGGAAGTCGGAACCGATGATAGGTGTGGTTACGTCTGCTACCATGAATCGCCATGTGAAGTCTCGTCGCAGTCCCAAGTTCGGCTGGATTGTGAGATCTCCGTATGTCGATATTGGGGATCCATTAGCCGCATATAATTCCCGGGAATCGGTCAAACGTCGTCCTCTGGTCATCGTGCGTGGATAGACACTGACATCTGAACCGGTGTCGATGAGGTACTGTAACTTAGTGTCGCGATCGGTGACGAATAGGCGGCGTGGTTGCGGGCTGGGGCCGTAGGCCGATACTATCGGCTGCCCACTTAGTTTTCCTCTTCTTGCTTCTTAAATTCGCACGGTGCTGTGCATTTCTTGGCCTTCCCTTTGAAACGCCTGTGGTAGTAGCAGATGTTGTCCTCTTGTTTCTTTCGGTTGCGACTCTGTGACCTCTCACGCTGCCTAGTTTTATTGGCACTGCGTGAAAAACGATCGTTCAGGCTGGCCACTTGCTGGGCCAGTTCTTTTATCTGCTGCTCTATCGTAGACGGTGTGGCGGTGGCAGGCTGTAGACTCGCGACTGCTCCTGATCTTCCCGTGATCTCGAAGACTCGGTCGGCTTGTGCTGCGACTTCCTCCAGGTTGTCGGCTGTGCGAGTTGCCAGGATGGCCTGTAGCTGCGCGGGAAGTCTACCCATCCACAGTGTCCGTAGGAGTTGCTCAGGTATGGCGTTTTTGGCAAGTGACTGTAGGTGCCGTAGGAACTGCGACGGCTTTCTGTCCCCTATCTCCTCGTGCTCCAGGAGTTGGCGGATCTGCTGCTCTTGTGAGATGGATAGGCGCTGGATTAACGCCCTCTTCACGCTCTCGTATTTGTGGTCCGCCGGCGGTCGAGTAATGAGGTCCCGGATTTCTTTGGCGTGTCGTGTTTCTATGTGCGACACGACGTAGGCGTAGCGGGTGGCATCCTGCGTAATTCCACTCAATGTGAATTGGCTCTCGATTTGCGCGAACCAGAGTTCCGGCTCGTCGGCCCAGAAAGGTGGCATCTTCAATGCCACTCGGTGGACATTTGCGCGCTCGACTTCGGGGGCTGCCATCTCGATTACGGTGTCGTCCAGTGAATCCGGCATGGTGGATATCCTCACAGATCACGTCGGGGTCACCAATTTGTGTGGGGGACGTGGTTAGGTTTGGTTCAATCAGAAGGCCCCCCTTTTTACAAACAATAAAACGTGTcggatatatttaatctttggTTGTACACTTGTTATTGCGTAAGTGTGTATTAGATCTCTTGAGGTAGCCGGAAGCTGGTGAGTACTGGACTTGGTGGGAGTAGGCGTCGCTCGGAGTAGCTTCTCGGTGGGTGTGACTTCCTCAGCAATCTTAGCCTCGGAAGAGGGTCCGTATAGGATGTGGAAGGATTAGGCGGCACCCGAAGGTGCCCGGAGGAAACTAAGTGGCTCCTACTCGCTGTCGCTGCCGAAGAGCTCCCTGAACACGGCTCGCTTCTTTTCTAGGAGAGCCCGGGGAATATGCTTCCCAGGTGTTCGCGGGAGCGCCCGTGGAGTCGTAGGTGCTTCTGGTGATGCTGGCGAAGCGGTGACAAACTCGTCGGAGGGGGCCTGCGTGCCCCTGGTGGTTCGGTCTGAGAGGGCCGGTTGCAGTTTGTGTGGACCGGCCAATAGAAACCGCAGGACCCGTTGTTGTGGTCTGCGAAGCTCGGGTGATTTTCCCTCGACTGGCGGTCTGCGTCGCCCTGTGGACCGGAGGATGGCGTGGAAGACCTCGGGGCTGAAGACGCGGATCCCGGGGCTTCTCCGGGGAGAAAGCAATCCGGATGAGTCGCCACGGGACGCTGCTCTTCGTAATTGGCGACTCCTGGGCTCCCAGCGGCTTCGCAGGGCTCCTGATGTCCGGCCTCACCGGATTGGCCCTAGGACCACGGTGGCCGAGTTGGCGGCAGCGGGGCAGTTTGGTTATATCTCCCGGAGGAGTTCCTAATCGTACCAGAGAGCTCGCCCGTGCCGAATATCAGAATCACCGGGGCCCGTTGGTACTTTCTCCAAAAATTACTTGCAAGCGTAGTATAGGCCCTCTTGAGCTCTCTATACGTGAAGCTTGGCTTGATTCCACGCCGTGGGTGGTCTGCTTATGTAAACCTGATGTTACATTTCTTCTTGTGAGTTGAGGCGCCGCGCTTTCGCCTAGTGGCGGCCGCGCGCACTACTCGCGGTCGCCGGGGCCGCTGACCCGGCCGTGGACgctgcgtgcgcgcgcgcgcgcgtcgcgctgTGGCGTGCCGCCACAGTTAAcatacctggcgcccaactaaGTATTGCATCGAGAAATTCCACGAAGACagtcgccccgacacccgggcggctcagggccgcgaccagggacggaggcgaagttggccgtcgctcgcgagcacggttacaatatatatatatatatatatatatatatatatatatctatatatatatctatatatatatatatatacatgtataaaattaaacaaaacatattgtgtcttttaattttttaaatttaaattttatttttattaatattttttagacgTTAACAATGGTGTTTTTCGTCAACTGAAAGAAGAAATACCTCATTTGTTATTGATTCGATGTGGGTGTCATTCTATTCAGCTAGCTATTTCAAATGCAGTGGCAGATATATATCAACCATCGACTTAAGTCAGGCATACTTTCAGATACCGCTAGCAAAAGAGAATCGTGAGATTACCGCCTTTAGTGTTCTCGGAAAGGGGTTGTATCATTTTACCCACATGCCGTACGGACTTACGGGGGCCCCGGCAACCTTCCAAAGATTACTCGATTGCCTAATCGGTCCGGAGATGGAGCCTTTTGCGTTCGCGTATTTAGACGACATCGTGATAGTCACCCCGACGTTCGACGAGCACGTAACTTGGTTGCGGCGGGTTTTAGAGAAGATCAAATCCGCAGGGTTAACGGTCAACCATGATAAATGCGAATTTTGCAGATCGCAGGTGAGGTACCTCGGATTTATTGTGCAGCAGGAAGGTTTAACGTAGATCCCGCAAAGACGCGCCCTATTCTAGTATACTCGGAACCGCGTAACATAAAACAATTGCGGAGATTCTTGGGTATGTCTTCTTGGTACCGTAAATTTATACCGCCATTCGCGACACTCAGTCAGCCCCTGACCAGTCAGCCCCTGACCAGTCAGCCCCTGCCTTTTGAAGAAAGGCAGGCGctgggagggggggggagattgAGGATCGCGCGTTCGAACAAATTCGCGAAAATTTAGTGAGGACACCGACACTCGCATATTCGAATTTTAAGTTACCGTTTATGCTACAGACCGACGCGAGTTCAGTTGGTTTAAAAGCCGTATTGACATAGAAAATCGAAGGTACCGAGCGAGTTATCACGTTTGCTAGTCGCGTATTATCTGATCCCGAAAAGAAATATTCAGTTACAAGTTACCGAACAGGAATGTTTGGCCGTGGTATGGGCAATACAGAAGTTTAGACCTTACTTAGAATAGAAGGATATAAGTTTACCGTTGTTACCGATCACAGCAGTTTGCGATGGTTACATAACCTTAAAAACCCTACGGGCAGATTAGCGAGATGGGCTCTCGAGCTATTGGAGTATGATTACGTGGTAGAACACCGTAAGGGCGTACTTCATCATGTGCCCGACGCGTTGTCACGCATGTTCGAGGGCGAGAACGAGATCGTTATGAGCGCGCTGATATAGTGGATTGCGAAGACACGCGTGACGAGTGGTACcgaaaaagatttaaagaagTTGTTACCGACCCCAAGCGATACGGGCATTGGAAAGTTGtggataaacaattatatattttctgagGACACGATCGGTGATTTCCGATATCGTGGAGGATCTTGACCGATGGGAATTAGTGTTACCGCGAGAATCCCGCGTCGAGGCATTGCGCGAATCGCACGACGCCCCACAGGCAGGACACTTAGGAGTCGAGAAAGGCGTCTCGCCGTATCTTATTTTTGGCCTAACATGTTTCACGACGTCACCAAATATATTCGGGCGTGTGACATATGCCAACGCACTAAAGTCGAACAGGCTAGCCCTACCGGATTAATGGGACGTAAAGTAGTGGAAGGGCCGTGGGTCGTAGTGGCCGCAGATATCGTAGGACCGTTACCGCGAAGTAAGGCTGGTTTCTAATATCTGCTAGTTATTCAGGATCTGTTCACCAAATGGGTAGAATGTAAAGCATTGAGAGCAGCTACCGGCCCGAAAATCAGGAGAGCCCTCGAAGAGCTTGTAATATTGCAATGGGGAACTCCGAAAGTCTTGTTAACGGACAACGGTACCGAATTCGTAAACAGAATTATGAAAGATTTTGCCGAGGAAAATCGAATTACGCACACGACGGTACCGCCGTACCATCCACAAGCGAATCCGGTGGAATGAGTAAATCGCATTTGGAAAACGATGATAGTTGCTTTTATCGAAAAGGATCATCGGGAGTAGGATATGCATTTAGCTGATCTTCGTTTTGCGTATAATACCGCCTTTCACTCGTGCTTGGGAACTTCCCCAGCGTTTCTGAATCTGGGACGCGAACTGTTACCGAAAGAATTATTGCGCGATCGAGATAAAGATGCTACCGAAGTCGTTCCGTGTGATACCGCCGATTGGTCGCGAAGAATGAAGAAGTTGCGTTAGGCAATGAGTTACCGATAATTTGGACCAGGCGAATCAGAGACAGGCACAAAGATATAATTTGCGTAGGCGATCTCGCGTATTTAGAGTCGGCGATTTGGTTCTGAAACGACAACATGTATTGTCGTCGGCCGCGCAGAATATTGCGGCGAAGCTGGCACCGAAATTCCAGGGACCTATGCGACGAGTGATTTCTCCGTTAATTTACGAGTGGGAGAACCTGGAGGGATCGGCCGTCGGAAAAATCCATATTCAAAATCTTAAGTCTTACGTAGTCCCGATTTCCAAATGAATAGAAGTTCCCGTATTAAGTTACCGCCGGCATGATAAACGCCGATACGAGGCGCCTGTGGCTCTACGCCCGCCACCTAGCCGTGTGGCAGTTCGTCCGCCAGAACGACGAGGGTTTCTGGACCGATTTGGAGGACACGGCGAAGCTAGTGCGGGACGCGCAGTGGATAAGGGGGCAGTGGTGAGGGGTTTTCCCGAGGTGGAAGACAAGGTCTCAGAGGCTCGACCCGAGACCTCGCACCGGGGGACCCAGGTACCGGATACCTAGCGACGATCTGTGACTACCCAGACCCCGAATATACCCGAGAGATACTGTCCCGCTCCCGCAGAGGCCAGCCCACCGCCTCCAAAAGCGAAGAGAAACCGCCAGGTCCCCGGATGCTGGAACTGTGATTCCGGAGGCCACCGCTACACGGAGTGCCGTCTCGCCCGCAAGCAATCATTTTGCTTCAGTTGCGGGGAGCCGGACATCACGGTGCGGACGTGCCACAAATGCGGCCCCGTTTATAAGGGTACCCGTCCCTACACCGGGCCCTGAGGACCTCGAGAAATAAAGGGGGGGGCGGGCCGAGTCGCCCTcgagtttttttctttcttttccgcttcccttttttttctcattcggATACCTGTTTCCGTAAGTCGTACGTCAGGCTGTGTCATtcgtttcttttaattttgttgttcTTGCTGTGTTACCGTACTATGTTCAAGTAGCCTgttaccgttttttttttgtatgacCCTGTGCGGGAAGTAAAGACCTTATATTTTGCACATAGATGGGGGCAACCCCGGTTTTGTCTTTCACTATTTTCCCTCTCCTTTAACCTCCTCGAGACGATTAGCGACGCATTTGCGAAATTTAAAGAAGTGACACTGTCGGATCTGGGCAGAAATCTGAGTGGTTTGACTAATAgcgagaattttctttttgtgttGTTGTTTTAATTGTAGTGCTGTCTAACGAGATAAGGTCTCCTGTGCCCGGAGGCACATGAGATGCCAGAGTGGTGGTCAGCCTTGGTCGCCGGAGTTCAAAACCTCTTCGGTCCTCCCCAGGGAAGGGGGAGTTGTGACGTGGCGCGTCCGGCCGCGCTCGTCACAAGAGCGCAAGTCCGACCGAGGGGGTCGGTCTGGGGTTCCTCCTCGCCGAGCCAAGGGGGGTACGATTttgttttacgtttttttttctagcttCCGTATTACCGTTATTAGATTATTTAGAGTTAAGGCGCCGAGTGAGGgctcatttttaattgtaccAAGAACGGAGAAGGAGCAGCCGTCGGGGGAATAGTATCGCAAGCAGTCGACAGTGGGCGAGGTGCCTCGCCAGGAGTTTCCCTGCCGAGCCGTGCGTCGGACCCCGCTGCTTGTTACCGCCCTGAGCCGCAAGGATACCGCATGGCGACAAAACGATTCTTGGGAGGAATCACGCCGAGGGCACGCCACTGGGCTGCAGACCGGGGGAGCGACCGTCACAATCTCAACCGCCCGCCACCCAGATCGGTTCGGTCACGGCCTGGCCAGCCGGACCAGCCAAAAACGGCAAAGCCAGAACGATCTCATCGGCGGAAGTCGTCACGCACGGATCACGAGGCATTTCGAGGGGTGATGCGGCGCAACAGTGGATCGAGGATCCTATGAGGCGTGCGGATCGAACGAAAATCGAAGCACGCGCATGCGCGGTGGCTCAagccggccggcgcgggaccGGGGTTCGGCAAGCCGTGCTGGCTTACGCTTCGACGAGGACGAGCCCCAAGTTACCGCCTTGAGGAGATAGCTACCGACTTCGGGGACCAGGATACCGTTTTTGTAAGGCCATCACTCGGCAGCCACCGATATACGTAAGGTTCGGATAAGGCGGTCGATCCAGCTCAACGAAGTTAGCCCCCCCACTTtgacttttcttaattttttttttaccaatcgtttggtggtcgttTGGTAGTGTTTGGTACCGTATTCcaaacgtttggtggttccTCGTTTTTTCAGgaaatcaaaaacaaattttaatttttctgttagcCCCCCCACTTtgacttttcttaattttttttttaccaatcgtttggtggtcgttTGGTAGTGTTTGGTACCGTATTCcaaacgtttggtggttccTCGTTTTTGCAGgaaatcaaaaacaaattttaattcttctgtTAGCCCCCCCACTTtgacttttcttaatttttttttaccaatcaATTGGTCGTCGCTTGGTGATGTTTGGTACCGTATtcaaaacgtttggtggttcctcgttttttcagaaaatccaaaatacattttatgcgACTGACCAATCAGGAAGCTCGTTTAAAGGCAAACATTGGGTCTGTTCACATTGCTTCCAACGCCCGGATACATATTTATCTCGTTTCAAGTACAAACATTTTTGAGGATTTCAAACAACGCGAACAAACCTATTAATTACTATCATAACATTAATTACTATCTCAACATTGCGTTAAATAACATCAACACCCGATTCGGGCGCGTTGTCCTAAAGGCCATCACACATAAAATTCCGGACAACACAATACTCGATTAGGATTGgtccatttttttacaatgtaaataCACCTTAGTTACACATCGGCGTAATAaggcgatttttggcgatcgtttggtacatgtaaCATGTACCAAACTGTATCAGAACTAATAAAatgaaagtttattaatatctcaTTGGTTCTGGTACAGTTTAGTACGCTTTGGTGGATGTACCAAACGATTGCCAAAAATCGCCTATAATGTTATGTTAATTGTATATGCGTAATGTTCTCATGCGGTCTTATTCTCCAATTCTGAGTATGTacatatttggataaataaatagaaacttatttaataattttcacattCGTTTATAGAGTTTACATAAGGAGATGAATCTTTCTTGTCttcttttctgaaaatttatatgtaaaagcgcttttatctaatttaaagaaaaatcgtaCTGATTGagttaatgtttaataaaactttttattcgtgtattgtttttttacagaacGCAAGCGATTATGGTATTAGACAATCgtaagaaataaacatttcctTTCCTGATCGTCCTTTTtgtga
Proteins encoded in this window:
- the LOC118647163 gene encoding uncharacterized protein LOC118647163, which codes for MPDSLDDTVIEMAAPEVERANVHRVALKMPPFWADEPELWFAQIESQFTLSGITQDATRYAYVVSHIETRHAKEIRDLITRPPADHKYESVKRALIQRLSISQEQQIRQLLEHEEIGDRKPSQFLRHLQSLAKNAIPEQLLRTLWMGRLPAQLQAILATRTADNLEEVAAQADRVFEITGRSGAVASLQPATATPSTIEQQIKELAQQVASLNDRFSRSANKTRQRERSQSRNRKKQEDNICYYHRRFKGKAKKCTAPCEFKKQEEEN